Proteins encoded together in one uncultured Sphaerochaeta sp. window:
- a CDS encoding DUF4105 domain-containing protein encodes MKRIILILMLLVLLSPIMALSIHPREIEQPFDSVKELSVVDFSGKLAPNQEAWIDQTKIHLLTIGPGDPLYAWFGHSALVISQPSGGKVMYDWGIFDPNQPHFYLNFAMGRMYYYVVASEATWRIQDAIDEIRDVKLIELSFPKEAKFALISFLQKNIRSEYSTYLYHFYDDNCSTRIRDIINAATGGDFQRWAESESAGTTLRNSAMQNMIHSPLIFWALDFLQGKNIDERLNRYDEMYLPEALHQSVLDFTYSDGTKLAKSEDILQETKELGVRFTVPEEPVTYDWAYGLSGLAVGVLLLAIGRKHPRIKGVLLSLMLLVLAILGSLLLFMMSFSDMDMTYNNLNIIFVNPLLFIPAFTLLFQKKETSKVLSFSLLAMIILLLGRLILPGLFVQDNLRIILLLLPAFYSGSTFQGRRNRIER; translated from the coding sequence GTGAAACGAATCATCCTCATCCTCATGCTCCTGGTGTTGCTCTCCCCGATCATGGCTCTGAGCATTCACCCACGAGAAATCGAGCAACCCTTTGACAGTGTCAAAGAGTTGTCTGTTGTCGATTTTTCAGGAAAACTTGCTCCAAACCAGGAAGCGTGGATCGACCAGACAAAGATCCACTTACTCACCATTGGCCCCGGTGATCCTTTGTACGCATGGTTCGGCCATAGTGCATTGGTCATATCCCAGCCTTCAGGGGGAAAGGTCATGTATGATTGGGGCATCTTTGATCCTAACCAACCACACTTCTACCTTAACTTTGCGATGGGGAGAATGTACTACTATGTTGTGGCGAGCGAGGCTACCTGGAGAATTCAGGACGCGATTGATGAAATTAGAGATGTCAAACTGATTGAACTCTCCTTCCCAAAGGAGGCAAAGTTTGCCCTTATCTCTTTCTTGCAGAAAAACATCCGCAGTGAGTATTCAACCTATCTGTACCATTTTTATGATGATAACTGTTCCACTCGTATCCGTGATATCATCAATGCAGCAACCGGGGGAGATTTCCAGCGGTGGGCTGAGAGTGAATCAGCAGGAACCACGCTGAGAAATTCAGCAATGCAGAATATGATCCATAGCCCTTTGATCTTTTGGGCACTCGATTTCTTGCAAGGTAAGAATATTGATGAGAGATTGAATCGTTACGATGAGATGTATCTCCCCGAGGCACTCCACCAGTCGGTACTTGACTTCACTTACAGCGATGGTACGAAGCTTGCCAAATCTGAGGATATCCTGCAGGAAACGAAAGAGCTTGGAGTGAGATTCACCGTACCGGAAGAACCAGTTACCTATGACTGGGCATATGGACTCAGCGGGCTTGCTGTTGGGGTGCTCCTCTTGGCAATTGGAAGAAAGCATCCCAGGATCAAGGGTGTGCTTCTTTCCCTCATGTTATTGGTCTTGGCAATCTTGGGCTCATTGTTGCTCTTCATGATGAGTTTCTCTGATATGGACATGACCTACAACAACCTGAACATCATCTTTGTCAATCCACTGCTTTTCATACCTGCTTTCACCCTGCTTTTTCAAAAAAAAGAGACCTCAAAGGTCCTCTCTTTTTCCCTTTTGGCTATGATAATCCTCTTGCTCGGAAGGCTCATACTTCCCGGACTATTCGTACAGGATAATCTGAGAATCATCCTCCTGTTGCTACCAGCCTTCTACTCAGGGTCGACTTTTCAGGGCAGACGAAACCGTATAGAAAGGTAG
- the rpsU gene encoding 30S ribosomal protein S21: MAFVKVDDNEPLEKSIKRFKRMVEKEGIIREWKKREYFEKPSTILNRKKKALARKQMKKVRKLHGSKNY, from the coding sequence ATGGCATTTGTAAAAGTAGATGACAATGAACCTCTTGAAAAGTCTATCAAGCGTTTTAAGCGCATGGTTGAGAAAGAGGGGATTATCCGCGAATGGAAAAAGCGGGAGTACTTTGAGAAGCCCTCCACCATCCTTAACAGGAAGAAGAAAGCGCTTGCACGCAAGCAGATGAAGAAGGTGCGGAAACTGCACGGCTCAAAGAACTACTAA
- the recO gene encoding DNA repair protein RecO — protein MERNVSSLAIVLHSQRYGQLNRRLKLLTVDFGIIDVLSYGAQKSLKSVKAEVFTDGQFFLYYNPVKKDYTLKDVTVLATHDELRESLHPTYAALFFCELLLQVHGGESTDEYRLLSQALDHLSSMPEKTDLVIIQFVHQLSDLVGLRTDYSRCPLCDRPYGRDEMVSFSSTLLAHCCEACASLDADLLLPPGARRYLEVTSFMDFEQSLQVPLSAAATLRIKRYLLRYAQMIGQRMLKTLSSPILWEATSL, from the coding sequence ATGGAGCGTAACGTATCGTCTTTGGCCATCGTATTGCATAGTCAACGATACGGCCAACTGAACAGGCGGCTGAAGTTGCTTACGGTGGACTTTGGCATTATCGATGTGTTGAGTTATGGAGCCCAAAAGTCTCTAAAATCGGTCAAGGCTGAAGTTTTTACCGATGGGCAGTTCTTTTTGTACTACAATCCAGTCAAGAAGGATTATACACTCAAAGATGTTACGGTGCTTGCTACCCATGATGAACTCAGGGAGTCCTTACATCCGACCTATGCAGCCTTGTTTTTCTGTGAACTGCTTCTACAAGTGCATGGTGGGGAGAGCACCGATGAATATCGATTACTTTCCCAAGCATTGGATCATCTGAGCAGTATGCCAGAGAAGACCGACCTGGTCATCATCCAGTTTGTACATCAGTTGAGCGATCTGGTTGGGTTGCGTACAGACTATTCTCGATGTCCTCTCTGTGATCGTCCTTATGGGAGGGATGAGATGGTGAGCTTTTCCTCGACCCTGCTTGCCCACTGCTGTGAAGCATGTGCCAGCCTCGATGCAGATCTCTTGCTCCCTCCTGGAGCCCGCAGGTATCTTGAAGTGACCTCTTTCATGGACTTCGAGCAGAGCCTTCAGGTTCCTCTCAGCGCTGCTGCCACACTGAGGATCAAGCGGTATCTATTACGATACGCGCAGATGATCGGTCAGCGGATGCTGAAAACTCTCTCTTCTCCCATTTTGTGGGAGGCGACGAGTCTGTAA
- the recJ gene encoding single-stranded-DNA-specific exonuclease RecJ: protein MVWKKSPVSSQDIRRLHEQYGLDVISSSILARRGLTSREQIKFYLESELSYLHNPFLFDDMEEVVDRINQAVTEGEKVCVFGDRDVDGITSTALLVQELRSLSLEVSYKLPDGDEPYGLTMEGVDLVAAQHVTLIITVDCGISNFDEIAYAHSLGIDTIVLDHHISGDSLPPALAIIDPKVPGCGYPFEHLAGCGVVAKVIWALRFSKTDFYREECILLHAQPGHDTVIIQAMRIENLLVVDRVIEEINPGLIDVSKSKALEFLSAGLPILVVDAAAELAQLRQAFGKKIDIHLVDMRSEMEAVLPVVKGKGLFALSNISRAVRYSPHGKDELQVLYTLFIAYCMKRYPSLDAEYESVLDLVAIGTVADLMPMENENRILVKRGLKVLAQGRRQNLLPLFSMQNLMGKQLSTSDISWQISPVINASGRMGKPTVALEMLLAEDLYEAESLAGELIKLNKERQKLGEDAWDRMKESAQESFEESGSKLVVVEDSTLSRGITGLMASRLLRQYNAPAIVLATVDESRVSASMRSPEHFDAREFLSRFSDLFLDFGGHTCAGGFSMDVVHLAEFKKRVSDEIDTMDCMIDDAEDELVIDVTLPDTYMTPGIIKVVEFFEPYGEKNPPLVLMMEGAQIEDIQFMNNKGGSVQHVKLTLAFGQYKWPALFWRAGDRVGTDFDKGDRVNVAFRLGRNYFRNQESLQLTIMDLKRAE from the coding sequence ATGGTTTGGAAAAAATCTCCCGTTTCGTCTCAGGATATCCGCCGTCTGCATGAACAGTACGGCTTGGATGTCATCAGTTCCTCAATACTTGCAAGAAGAGGCTTAACCAGTCGAGAACAGATCAAGTTTTATCTGGAGAGCGAGCTCTCCTATCTCCATAACCCGTTCCTTTTTGATGATATGGAAGAAGTGGTTGACCGCATCAATCAAGCAGTCACAGAAGGGGAGAAGGTCTGTGTATTCGGGGACCGTGATGTAGACGGTATTACGAGTACTGCCTTGTTGGTACAGGAACTGCGATCCTTGTCACTGGAAGTCAGCTATAAGCTTCCTGATGGTGATGAGCCGTATGGGCTTACCATGGAGGGAGTCGACCTGGTTGCGGCACAACATGTAACCCTGATCATTACGGTTGACTGCGGGATATCGAACTTTGATGAGATTGCCTATGCACACAGCCTTGGCATCGATACGATTGTCCTTGATCACCACATCAGTGGGGACAGCTTACCCCCTGCATTGGCCATCATCGACCCAAAGGTGCCCGGTTGCGGGTACCCTTTCGAACATCTTGCCGGATGCGGAGTTGTGGCCAAGGTGATTTGGGCACTGAGATTCAGTAAAACGGATTTCTATCGGGAGGAGTGCATCCTGTTACATGCACAACCCGGTCATGATACGGTTATTATCCAGGCTATGAGGATTGAGAACCTTTTGGTTGTTGATCGTGTGATTGAGGAGATCAACCCAGGTCTTATCGATGTAAGCAAGAGCAAGGCACTGGAGTTTCTCTCTGCAGGGCTCCCAATCCTGGTGGTTGATGCAGCCGCTGAGCTTGCCCAATTGCGGCAAGCTTTCGGCAAGAAAATCGATATTCATCTTGTTGATATGCGTAGCGAAATGGAAGCGGTCCTTCCCGTGGTGAAGGGGAAGGGCTTATTTGCCCTATCCAATATCAGCAGGGCAGTACGCTATTCCCCCCATGGGAAGGATGAGCTACAGGTCCTGTATACCTTGTTCATTGCTTATTGCATGAAGCGGTATCCTTCCCTTGATGCTGAGTATGAATCAGTGCTCGATCTGGTTGCCATTGGTACGGTTGCTGACTTGATGCCAATGGAGAACGAGAACAGAATCCTGGTAAAACGCGGACTCAAGGTGCTTGCGCAAGGGCGTAGGCAGAATCTGCTTCCACTATTCTCGATGCAGAACCTGATGGGAAAACAGCTCTCAACCAGTGATATCTCTTGGCAGATCAGTCCAGTCATCAATGCCTCCGGGCGTATGGGGAAACCGACGGTAGCCTTGGAAATGCTACTTGCCGAAGATCTATACGAGGCAGAATCCTTGGCAGGGGAATTGATCAAACTGAACAAGGAACGGCAGAAGCTCGGGGAAGATGCGTGGGACCGGATGAAGGAAAGTGCCCAAGAGAGTTTTGAAGAATCGGGAAGCAAGCTTGTAGTGGTAGAGGACAGTACGCTCTCAAGGGGTATTACCGGTTTGATGGCAAGTCGATTGCTTAGACAGTACAATGCACCAGCCATTGTCCTTGCAACAGTGGATGAGAGCAGGGTTTCCGCTTCAATGCGCAGTCCAGAGCATTTTGATGCTCGTGAGTTTCTCTCCCGTTTCAGTGACCTTTTCCTGGACTTTGGGGGACATACCTGTGCTGGTGGTTTCTCTATGGATGTGGTGCACCTCGCTGAATTCAAGAAACGTGTCTCTGATGAAATTGATACGATGGATTGCATGATTGATGATGCAGAGGATGAGCTTGTCATTGATGTAACGCTTCCCGATACTTATATGACCCCTGGTATTATCAAGGTGGTGGAGTTCTTTGAGCCCTACGGGGAAAAGAATCCTCCACTGGTGCTGATGATGGAAGGAGCTCAGATCGAAGATATCCAGTTTATGAACAACAAAGGGGGTAGTGTCCAACATGTCAAGTTGACCCTTGCCTTCGGTCAGTATAAGTGGCCGGCGTTGTTCTGGCGTGCGGGGGATCGTGTAGGTACGGATTTTGACAAGGGGGACCGAGTCAATGTGGCATTTCGATTGGGAAGGAATTACTTCCGCAACCAGGAAAGTCTGCAGCTGACCATCATGGACCTGAAGAGAGCTGAATAA
- the arcC gene encoding carbamate kinase yields MDSKLIVIAIGGNSLIEDPKHVTVSAQYEAARKTAAHIAKLVKAGHRVVIAHGNGPQVGYILLRAEFSRSILHTVPLDSCVADTQGAIGYQLQMALKNEFNRIHLNPQVATVVTQVEVADDDPSFQKPSKPIGSFMSKEDAQYHMDKDGWVCTEDAGRGYRRVVASPKPKAIVEIDTIRTMLENRIIVIAGGGGGIPVVRDEEGYLTGREAVIDKDLAAALMAKELKADLFVISTAVEKVCLNFGKPDQKTLDSITVEEAEQYISEGHFAPGSMLPKVQAIVDFVRSTGNEGLITDPEHLYGALYEGKGTKVVR; encoded by the coding sequence ATGGATAGTAAATTAATTGTCATTGCCATCGGGGGAAACTCCCTGATCGAAGACCCCAAGCATGTTACCGTCTCTGCCCAGTATGAGGCAGCGCGGAAAACTGCTGCTCATATTGCAAAATTGGTTAAGGCAGGCCATCGTGTGGTAATAGCACATGGAAATGGGCCACAGGTAGGCTATATCCTGCTTCGTGCTGAATTCTCCCGCTCCATCTTGCACACTGTTCCCCTGGATAGCTGTGTTGCAGATACTCAGGGAGCAATTGGGTATCAATTACAGATGGCATTGAAGAATGAGTTCAATCGCATTCATCTCAATCCCCAGGTCGCCACTGTCGTTACCCAAGTAGAGGTAGCTGATGACGATCCGTCATTCCAGAAACCGTCCAAGCCGATCGGTTCTTTCATGAGTAAGGAAGATGCACAATACCATATGGATAAGGACGGATGGGTCTGCACAGAAGATGCAGGTCGTGGGTATAGACGTGTTGTTGCAAGCCCCAAGCCAAAAGCCATCGTGGAAATCGATACGATTCGAACCATGCTGGAGAATCGCATCATAGTAATCGCTGGCGGTGGTGGTGGTATCCCAGTAGTACGTGATGAAGAGGGGTATCTCACTGGACGAGAGGCAGTCATCGACAAGGATTTGGCAGCAGCCCTGATGGCCAAGGAGCTGAAGGCCGATCTGTTTGTCATCTCCACTGCTGTTGAGAAAGTGTGTTTGAACTTTGGAAAACCTGACCAGAAGACGCTCGATAGTATTACCGTAGAGGAAGCAGAGCAGTACATCAGTGAAGGCCATTTTGCTCCCGGAAGCATGCTTCCCAAGGTGCAGGCAATTGTTGACTTTGTACGTTCCACCGGTAATGAGGGGCTTATCACAGACCCTGAGCATCTCTATGGTGCCCTCTATGAGGGTAAGGGAACCAAGGTTGTCAGGTAA